Genomic window (Rhizobium brockwellii):
AAACTGTTCAGGATTGGGTTCTTCATCCGATTACCTCTGTAGCAACAAGCTGGCGAGCGATCGCCATGGCGGCGAGAACCGCGCTAGCAATGCCCATTCGTTCCAGGACACCGATCTGGCAGCAGTGATTGCAAACAGGACGATCACGGATGTTCCTCTCGATAACCCTGTCTGCGCACCAGTCATCACGGCCTCCTTTCACCTGAAACCTAGCCTGTCCGATCGGTGGACTCTTTGCGCTCGATCAAAGAGGTAGCGGGATACATCTCGCGACGATATTCCCGGTCCTGAAGGCGGGACGCCGAAAAAGGTTGGTTTCTCGATCAAGCGGCCTTGCTGTGCGTGCGGCCGTGCGAACCGAAATACGCGTCGAATGCCGCCGCAACGGCGCGGACCATGAACCGTGCGTCCTGAGACACGACAATCCGATCTCCGGAAATCGTCGCGACGCCATCGGCGACGAGTTCGTTGAGTCGATCGTTTCGTTCGAGGAGGAATTCGATGTCAAAACCCGACGCCTTGCTCAATCGTCCGAGATCAACTTCGAAATCACACATAAGCCGCTCGATTATTCTGGCTCGAAGCTTGTCCTCTTCTGTCAGAAGATATCCCCTGGCTGTCGGCAGGATGCCGGAAGCAACCCGCTCCTGATATAGACCCAATGGCACATGGTTCTGGATATAGCCGGTCGGCAACCGCCCAATCGCCGAAGCACCGAGGCCGATCAGCGTATCGCAATCATCCGTGGTGTAGCCTTGGAAATTCCTTCTCATCGTGCCGCTGCGCGCAGCGACCGCGAGTTGATCGTCCGGCAGCGCAAAATGATCGAGCCCAATGCGTGCATACCCGGTCTTTACAAGCTCTTCCGCGATGGCTTCGGCCTGCTCGTTTCGCTGTTTTGCACCAGGAAGCGACGCCTCATCTATGAGGCGCTGGTGTTTCTTGAAGGCCGGTATGTGCGCATAACCGAAAACGGCGAAACGCTCGGGACGCAGCTGTGCGGCCAGTCTGACGGTTTCGATGCAGGATTGCACCGTCTGTTTCGGAAGACCGTAGATCAAATCGAAGTTTATACTGGAGATGCCCACGGAGCGTAGCCCGCTGACCGCAATCTCCGTCTGCTCGAACGATTGCTTTCGGTTGATCGTGGCTTGCACGATCGGGTCAAAGCTCTGAACGCCGAGGCTTGCGCGATCGACACCGCTTTCGCCCAGCGCTTCGATCATCGGAACGGCCAATGTGCGTGGATCGATTTCAACCGCGATGCTCGCATCTGCCTCAAACCTGAAGGCGCTCCGCAGCTTTGCCATGATTGCGGCAAACTCCTGCGGCCTCATAATCGTCGGGGTGCCGCCGCCGAAATGAACGTTCTTTACGGGAACCTCGTTACCGGCAGCAAAGGATACAAGCTCGATCTCCTGGCTCATGACATCCAGGTATTCGCGAACCGGGCCATCCTGTCGGGTGATGCTCGTGTGACAACCGCAGTACCAGCACATCGAGCGGCAGAACGGGACGTGGAGATAGACGGAGACGGGTCCGGCTTTTTGAATGTTTGCGAGTCCCCTCGCATATTCATCCGGTCCCACAGTGGCTGAAAAGGCTGGCGCCGTTGGATAGCTCGTGTAGCGCGGGAACCGCGCGTCGCCATACTTGGCGACCAGACTGTCGGACATTGTCGCATCCTTTTACAAAAACAGGATGATTTATGAGGTCGAATTGCGCGACCTTCCTTGTTCTAAATCAATGTGGCGTCCACTCGTAACCGAGGTCCCACATAGATCCGGACGTTGCCCACCGCCGAATGGCGGCCGCTGATCCATTGACTTACAGGCGAACGCATATTGGCACACGCCGTCATGGCCATAAGCCCCAAGAGTTGTCGAACGGCAAATGATGCCGAGTTGACCGAGGTCAAAGTGTCATTGCACCGATGTCGTACCTTGGAAGGAACCTGGGAGCATCAATGGCTGGCAGCGGTTCATGCAACGCAGGATTCTGCTCGAGGGAGATGAAAGTGCAGCACGATGTCATCAACGCAAGCCTGAACGCGCAAGATAAGTCGGGGTGCATCGATGTGCGTTTCGGCGCAGACATGAAAACGGTCGTTGTCTCCAGGCGCGCACTGCTATCCGTAGCCTCGCCGCCTCGCGCAACCGAAGTCCGCTTTCTTCAGTACGTCGACGCGTTCTGTGAAATCGTGGCGAGCGGCCTTGGTTCAAAGAAGTCCGGCGGCGACGTGGTCCTGGTCACGGCAAACGACGTCCGCAGATGGCGCCGCGCGTGGCAATCGTCCGAAGTGGCAGCGGGGATATAAGCTGCACCGCGCGATGCCGCGTCATTTAAGCGCGTCGCGTGAATCTCATTCATGTGGCGCGCCACCAGGCACTCTGGCTTTCGTCATTTGGGGATCATTGGCGCTGCCTTCCGGCGTAAGCAATCAAGCCGCGCTCGTCGCTGTCATATTCATCATTATCGCCGGAGAGCTGTACGAGCGTCGCGTATTTCATGATGCGCACGCAATGCCGGCCGGCGGCCATCAGGACGCCCTTGTTGGTTAGCTTCGTCATCGTCCGCGACACGGTTTCGATCGTCAGGCCGAGATAGTCGGCCATGTCGAGCCGTGTCATCGGCAGCTCGACGATCGCACTGGACCGGCAATGGCCTGGGTCACGGCGAAGCTGCTTCAACAGGAAGCTGCAGAGCCGCTCCTCGGCGTCCTTGCAGGACAGAAGCACCATCTGATCCTGAGCGGCGGCCATCTCGTCGCGAAGCCGGGCGAAGACTTCCGGCCGCAGCTCCGGCGAGTTGCTGACCTCAGCCTCGAAAGCCTTGCGTGAGAAGCGGCGAACCTTGGTATCGGTGACGGCCTCGGCGCTGTAGAGATAGTGGTTTTTCAACGATACGCCGACAATGTCGCCCGCATGGAGGAAATCGGTGATGACCCGCCGGCCATCGGAGATGATCCGGAAGATGCGCAGGTTCCCCTCAACAACTTCAAAGAGGTGTTTGGCGGCATCGCCCTCGAAGAACAGTGACTGGCCGGCGGCCAGATGTTCGACTGGCTGCTTTCTGAAAAGCGCCTGCAAGCAGTTCGGCTCGGAGCCGAAAAGCGCGCCGTTGGCGATTTCCAGAGCAGGGTGAAAACGGGTTGTGTGCAGCATGATCGTCCCTCTGTGCTGTCGATGAGGACAATTGACCGGCTTCTGGTGACACACCGATGCCGCGCGTGTTAAAGACGGTGCAATTCAGTAACAGTCTGTGACAGCACGGCTTGACGGATGGGCGATGGCAACACTTCAGCATGACGCGCATCTTCTCGTCGTCGACGACGATCCGCGCATTCGTCAGATGCTGACGCGCTATTTCGAGGACGAAGGTTACGCTGTCTCGTCCGCCTCCGATGGGATCGAGATGCGGGCGCGCATGCGCCAGCAGAATTTCGATGCTATCCTGCTCGACCTTGTCCTTCCCGGCGGCGCGGACGGGCTTGATCTTGCCCGCGAAATTCGTGCCCAATCCGACGTTCCGATGATGATGCTGACGGGCCGCGACGACGTCGTCGACCGGATCGTAGGTTTGGAAATCGGCGCCGACGATTACATCGCCAAACCCTTCCACCTTAGAGAAGTCCATGCTCGGCTGAAGTCGATCCTGCGTCGGCGGCAATCTTCGTCACGCAATGCCGAGCCGGTCAGCGAGGAAATCGTCGGTTTCGAGGATTGGAAGCTCAACCTCAGTCGTCGCCAGCTTCTCGATCCCGAAGGTGCGGAGATCGAAATGACGACCGGGGAATTCGACATGCTGGCGACCTTCGTGCGGCATGCCGGCCGGGTCCTTACCCGTGAAGTGCTGATGGATCTGACCCGGGGCCGAAATCTCGAAGCCTTTGACCGGACGATCGATGCCCAGATCGTCCGGCTGCGCCGCAAGATTGAGACCGATCCAAAGAGGCCGCAATTCATCAAGGCCGTGCGCGGCGTCGGCTACGTTTTCACCGCCAGGCTGGATTGACGGTTTCAGGAAATGGTGACGTTTGCTGCGGCCATCGTCAGTCCACCGATGACCTCGTGAAGCAGTTTCATCGCCAACATGTTCTGGCGCTCGGGATCGCGATCTCCTTGGCCTCCGCACGCCTCTGACCCGTCGAACGAGGCGGGATCAGGCCGGCGTGCGCTTAGGCCTCGATCGGCGTCAAGATTTGAACGCGGGCAACTCGAACGCCGTCGCGGGCCGCTTGCGATGGATCAATGCGCCGCCGGGCACCGTCTTCATCATCCCCGCCGAACAAACATCGTGAAAGGATGACGATCTTGACGAACAAGCTGATGAAGGCGGCGGTAGTGCGCGAATTCGGCAAACCGCTCGCAATCGAATGCGTGCCTGTGCCTGTACCCGGCCCAGGCGAAATTCTGGTGAAGGTCGTCGCATGCGGCGTCTGCCATACCGATCTGCACGCAGCCGAAGGCGACTGGCCTGTCAAACCGACGCCGCCCTTCATTCCAGGCCATGAGGCGGCCGGCATCGTTGCCGCCCTCGGTCCCGGCGTCACCGAATTCAAGGAAGGCGATGCCGTCGGCGTCGCCTGGCTGCACGATGCCTGCCTTCGTTGCGAATATTGCGAAACCGGCTGGGAAACGCTTTGCGAACACCAACACAATACCGGCTACAGCTGCAACGGCGGCTTTGCCGAGTACGTCATCG
Coding sequences:
- the hemN gene encoding oxygen-independent coproporphyrinogen III oxidase encodes the protein MSDSLVAKYGDARFPRYTSYPTAPAFSATVGPDEYARGLANIQKAGPVSVYLHVPFCRSMCWYCGCHTSITRQDGPVREYLDVMSQEIELVSFAAGNEVPVKNVHFGGGTPTIMRPQEFAAIMAKLRSAFRFEADASIAVEIDPRTLAVPMIEALGESGVDRASLGVQSFDPIVQATINRKQSFEQTEIAVSGLRSVGISSINFDLIYGLPKQTVQSCIETVRLAAQLRPERFAVFGYAHIPAFKKHQRLIDEASLPGAKQRNEQAEAIAEELVKTGYARIGLDHFALPDDQLAVAARSGTMRRNFQGYTTDDCDTLIGLGASAIGRLPTGYIQNHVPLGLYQERVASGILPTARGYLLTEEDKLRARIIERLMCDFEVDLGRLSKASGFDIEFLLERNDRLNELVADGVATISGDRIVVSQDARFMVRAVAAAFDAYFGSHGRTHSKAA
- a CDS encoding Crp/Fnr family transcriptional regulator gives rise to the protein MLHTTRFHPALEIANGALFGSEPNCLQALFRKQPVEHLAAGQSLFFEGDAAKHLFEVVEGNLRIFRIISDGRRVITDFLHAGDIVGVSLKNHYLYSAEAVTDTKVRRFSRKAFEAEVSNSPELRPEVFARLRDEMAAAQDQMVLLSCKDAEERLCSFLLKQLRRDPGHCRSSAIVELPMTRLDMADYLGLTIETVSRTMTKLTNKGVLMAAGRHCVRIMKYATLVQLSGDNDEYDSDERGLIAYAGRQRQ
- a CDS encoding response regulator, with amino-acid sequence MATLQHDAHLLVVDDDPRIRQMLTRYFEDEGYAVSSASDGIEMRARMRQQNFDAILLDLVLPGGADGLDLAREIRAQSDVPMMMLTGRDDVVDRIVGLEIGADDYIAKPFHLREVHARLKSILRRRQSSSRNAEPVSEEIVGFEDWKLNLSRRQLLDPEGAEIEMTTGEFDMLATFVRHAGRVLTREVLMDLTRGRNLEAFDRTIDAQIVRLRRKIETDPKRPQFIKAVRGVGYVFTARLD